In the genome of Streptomyces sp. V2I9, one region contains:
- a CDS encoding DUF3152 domain-containing protein yields MGRHSRKGSGAIGPDAAEPAAERAAAPPASGTGRRRRTAPAGDRRDVFSPLTGDGQGPFAADAPQVRGGHPEQREQGGGWGAGPVSRPGQGHAAPAPHAYPPRPYPGQDHRSGSGDHRSGGGRPPSGGPGVQDADGRPYSGSGVRDGDTRRQAVARQVSAQRAAQRVADGRAARQRPAPDGPPVPGPRREFLEAFDADAPESAPAAPPPTVPDGADEAGAEAPESDERPAPRSGRGRTCTGIAAAAVTTVLAVVVAGQVAEDSGDRAAAARAAGMERKGLTEEASRSDNRPTPNHASRKPEVKPLSYAAKMAQPFPLAADLRGSGEFEAVPGMAKAPGKGHKRTYRIDVEKGLGLDAGLFAEAVQKTLNDDRSWAHNGAMTFERISSGQPEFVITLASPGTTGDWCAKSGLDTTIDNVSCDSAATDRVMINAYRWARGAVTFGPDKMLSYRQMLINHEVGHRLGHNHVSCRTPGALAPVMQQQTKSLELEGIKCKPNPWVYPKS; encoded by the coding sequence GTGGGACGACACAGTCGAAAGGGATCCGGGGCGATCGGCCCGGACGCGGCGGAACCGGCCGCCGAGCGGGCCGCGGCGCCTCCGGCGTCCGGCACCGGCCGACGCCGGCGGACCGCGCCGGCCGGCGACCGGCGGGACGTGTTCTCCCCGCTGACCGGTGACGGGCAGGGCCCGTTCGCCGCCGACGCCCCGCAGGTGCGCGGCGGCCACCCCGAACAGCGCGAGCAGGGCGGCGGCTGGGGAGCCGGTCCGGTCTCCCGTCCCGGCCAGGGGCACGCCGCCCCCGCGCCGCACGCGTATCCGCCCCGCCCGTACCCCGGTCAGGACCACCGCTCCGGGAGCGGCGACCACCGTTCCGGCGGTGGCCGGCCGCCCTCCGGCGGTCCCGGTGTCCAGGACGCCGACGGCCGGCCGTATTCCGGTTCCGGGGTCCGGGACGGCGACACCCGGCGGCAGGCCGTGGCCCGTCAGGTCTCCGCGCAGCGCGCGGCCCAGCGCGTCGCGGACGGCCGGGCGGCGCGGCAGCGGCCGGCGCCCGACGGCCCCCCGGTGCCCGGCCCGCGCCGGGAGTTCCTGGAAGCCTTCGACGCCGACGCCCCGGAGAGTGCGCCCGCCGCGCCGCCGCCCACGGTCCCGGACGGGGCCGACGAGGCCGGGGCGGAGGCGCCGGAGTCCGACGAGCGCCCGGCGCCCCGGAGCGGCCGGGGCCGGACGTGTACCGGGATCGCCGCCGCGGCGGTGACCACCGTGCTCGCCGTCGTGGTGGCCGGGCAGGTCGCCGAGGACTCCGGCGACCGTGCGGCCGCCGCGCGCGCCGCCGGTATGGAGCGCAAGGGCCTGACCGAGGAGGCGTCCCGCTCCGACAACCGCCCGACCCCCAACCACGCCTCGCGCAAGCCCGAGGTCAAGCCCCTCTCGTACGCGGCCAAGATGGCGCAGCCGTTCCCGCTCGCCGCCGATCTCCGGGGGAGCGGCGAGTTCGAGGCGGTGCCCGGAATGGCGAAGGCTCCGGGGAAGGGGCACAAGCGCACCTACCGGATCGACGTGGAGAAGGGGCTCGGCCTCGACGCCGGACTGTTCGCCGAGGCCGTGCAGAAGACGCTGAACGACGACCGGAGTTGGGCGCACAACGGTGCGATGACCTTCGAGCGGATCTCGTCGGGCCAACCGGAATTCGTGATCACGCTCGCCAGCCCCGGCACCACCGGCGACTGGTGTGCCAAATCCGGTCTGGACACCACGATCGACAACGTCTCGTGCGATTCCGCCGCGACCGACCGCGTCATGATCAACGCCTACCGCTGGGCCCGGGGCGCGGTCACCTTCGGTCCGGACAAGATGCTGTCGTACCGCCAGATGCTCATCAACCACGAGGTCGGCCATCGCCTCGGTCACAACCATGTGAGCTGCCGCACTCCGGGCGCGCTCGCTCCGGTGATGCAGCAGCAGACCAAGAGCCTGGAGCTGGAAGGCATCAAGTGCAAGCCCAACCCCTGGGTGTACCCCAAGAGTTGA
- a CDS encoding Ms4533A family Cys-rich leader peptide, with the protein MSRSPAPSEIAALELALFGVTGHCVADVLCS; encoded by the coding sequence ATGTCGCGCAGCCCCGCACCTTCCGAGATCGCCGCCCTTGAGCTGGCGCTTTTCGGCGTGACCGGGCACTGCGTCGCCGACGTTCTCTGTAGCTGA
- a CDS encoding ABC transporter substrate-binding protein, whose protein sequence is MRQPSVISRRVAASAAVLVLAAGVAACGPEDTGSAAAGSGAEGTPRKGGTLTVLNSNPQQDFDPARLYTSGGGNVPSLVFRTLTTRNREDGAEGAKVVPDLATDLGTPSENATVWTYTLKEGLKYEDGTPITSADIKYGIERSFAAELSGGAPYLRDWLIGGADYQGPYKDRKGLDSIETPDERTIVFRLNKPEGEFPYLATQTQTTPVPQAKDTGTKYEEHPVSSGPYKVVSNENDGERLVLERNPHWSATTDEERKAYPDRIDVRSGLDSAVINQRLSASRGADAAAVTTDTNLGPAELARTGSDKKLAARVGTGHFGYTNYLAFNPKVKPFDDPKVRRAISYAIDRTSVVNAAGGSSLAEPATTFLPERDSFGHVPYDHFPAGKTGDAARAKELLKEAGYGKGLTVTLTHSNDKDFETSPEIATAIQAALKKAGITVELRGLESNDYSDTIHSAKKEPGFFLAHWGADWPSGGPFLAPIFDGRQIVKDGANFNTGFLNDPEVNREIDAINQLTDLEAAAARWGALDKKIGAQALTVPLFHPVYKRLYGEDVKNVVISDWTGVLDVSQVAVK, encoded by the coding sequence ATGCGTCAACCGTCCGTCATATCCCGCCGCGTGGCAGCCTCCGCCGCGGTCCTCGTCCTGGCCGCGGGCGTCGCGGCCTGCGGCCCCGAGGACACCGGCAGCGCCGCCGCCGGCTCCGGGGCCGAGGGCACACCCCGCAAGGGTGGCACCCTCACCGTCCTCAACAGCAACCCGCAGCAGGACTTCGACCCCGCCCGGCTCTACACCTCCGGCGGTGGCAACGTCCCCTCCCTCGTCTTCCGCACCCTCACCACCCGCAACCGCGAGGACGGGGCCGAGGGCGCGAAGGTCGTCCCCGACCTCGCCACCGACCTCGGCACGCCCAGCGAGAACGCCACGGTGTGGACGTACACCCTCAAGGAGGGGCTGAAGTACGAGGACGGCACCCCGATCACCTCGGCCGACATCAAGTACGGCATCGAACGCTCCTTCGCCGCCGAACTCTCCGGCGGAGCCCCCTACCTGCGGGACTGGCTGATCGGCGGGGCCGACTACCAGGGCCCGTACAAGGACAGGAAGGGGCTCGACTCCATCGAGACGCCCGACGAGAGGACGATCGTCTTCCGGCTGAACAAGCCCGAGGGCGAGTTTCCCTACCTCGCCACCCAGACCCAGACCACCCCGGTCCCGCAGGCCAAGGACACCGGAACGAAGTACGAGGAGCACCCGGTCTCCTCGGGGCCGTACAAGGTCGTCTCCAACGAGAACGACGGCGAACGCCTCGTCCTGGAGCGCAACCCGCACTGGTCGGCCACGACCGACGAGGAGCGCAAGGCCTACCCCGACCGGATCGACGTGCGCTCCGGGCTCGACTCCGCCGTCATCAACCAGCGCCTCTCCGCCTCCCGGGGCGCGGACGCCGCGGCCGTCACCACCGACACCAACCTCGGCCCCGCCGAACTCGCCAGGACCGGCAGCGACAAGAAGCTCGCCGCCCGCGTCGGCACCGGCCACTTCGGCTACACCAACTACCTCGCCTTCAACCCGAAGGTGAAGCCCTTCGACGACCCGAAGGTGCGCCGGGCGATCTCGTACGCCATCGACCGCACCTCGGTCGTCAACGCGGCGGGCGGCTCCTCCCTCGCCGAACCCGCGACCACCTTCCTGCCCGAGCGGGACTCCTTCGGGCACGTCCCCTACGACCACTTCCCGGCCGGGAAGACGGGCGACGCCGCCCGGGCGAAGGAACTGCTGAAAGAGGCCGGATACGGGAAGGGCCTGACCGTCACGCTCACCCACTCCAACGACAAGGACTTCGAGACCAGCCCGGAGATCGCCACCGCGATCCAGGCAGCGCTGAAGAAGGCCGGCATCACCGTCGAGCTCCGGGGCCTGGAGAGCAACGACTACTCCGACACCATCCACAGCGCGAAGAAGGAGCCCGGCTTCTTCCTCGCCCACTGGGGAGCCGACTGGCCCTCCGGCGGCCCCTTCCTCGCCCCGATCTTCGACGGCCGGCAGATCGTGAAGGACGGCGCCAACTTCAACACCGGCTTCCTGAACGACCCCGAGGTCAACCGGGAGATCGACGCGATCAACCAGCTCACCGACCTCGAGGCCGCCGCCGCCCGCTGGGGCGCGCTCGACAAGAAGATCGGCGCACAGGCCCTGACCGTCCCGCTCTTCCACCCGGTCTACAAGCGGCTGTACGGCGAGGACGTGAAGAACGTCGTCATCAGCGACTGGACCGGTGTCCTCGACGTCTCCCAGGTCGCGGTCAAGTAA
- a CDS encoding ABC transporter permease, with the protein MSEALSVQKAGAAPAAAPATGARSFRRRLRAQRAASAAALVVLLLVLVALAAPLLTALAGQDPNTYHPDLVDSAAGGVPLGSFGGISGEHWLGVEPQTGRDLFARVVYGARVSLGVALVATLLQVALGTVIGLAAALGNRRLDQLLGRITDINVALPVMVIALALLAIVPETFPRPVLIALVIGGIGWSGTSKIVRAQALTLKSLDFVAAARLSGRGTWSVARRELLPSLAAPVITYAALAFPANITVEAALSFLGVGIQPPTPSWGQMLTEADTWYQAAPTYLLIPAGLLFVTVLALTVLGEGVRTALDPRAASRLRVGTGATGKGETT; encoded by the coding sequence ATGTCCGAAGCCCTGTCGGTCCAGAAGGCGGGAGCGGCGCCGGCCGCCGCCCCCGCCACCGGGGCCCGGTCGTTCCGGCGGAGGCTGCGCGCCCAGCGCGCCGCCTCCGCCGCGGCCCTCGTCGTCCTCCTGCTCGTCCTGGTCGCCCTCGCCGCGCCGCTGCTCACCGCCCTGGCGGGCCAGGACCCGAACACCTACCACCCCGACCTCGTCGACTCGGCGGCCGGCGGCGTCCCCCTCGGCTCCTTCGGCGGCATCAGCGGTGAGCACTGGCTCGGCGTCGAACCGCAGACCGGCCGCGACCTGTTCGCCCGCGTGGTGTACGGGGCGCGGGTCTCGCTCGGCGTCGCCCTCGTGGCCACCCTCCTCCAGGTCGCCCTCGGCACGGTCATCGGGCTCGCCGCCGCCCTCGGCAACCGCCGGCTCGACCAGCTCCTCGGCCGGATCACCGACATCAACGTCGCCCTGCCGGTCATGGTCATCGCCCTGGCGCTCCTGGCGATCGTCCCCGAGACCTTCCCCCGGCCCGTGCTCATCGCCCTGGTCATCGGAGGCATCGGCTGGTCCGGCACGTCGAAGATCGTGCGCGCCCAGGCGCTCACCCTGAAGTCCCTCGACTTCGTCGCGGCGGCCCGGCTCAGCGGTCGCGGCACCTGGTCCGTCGCCCGCCGCGAACTGCTGCCCTCGCTCGCCGCGCCCGTCATCACGTACGCGGCCCTCGCCTTCCCGGCCAACATCACCGTCGAGGCGGCCCTGTCCTTCCTCGGCGTCGGCATCCAACCGCCCACCCCGTCCTGGGGGCAGATGCTCACCGAGGCCGACACCTGGTACCAGGCCGCCCCCACGTATCTTCTGATCCCCGCCGGGCTCCTCTTCGTCACCGTCCTCGCGCTCACCGTCCTCGGCGAGGGCGTGCGCACCGCACTCGACCCGCGCGCCGCCTCCCGGCTCCGGGTGGGCACCGGCGCCACCGGGAAGGGGGAGACCACGTGA
- a CDS encoding ABC transporter permease, translated as MTGFLLRRLGGAVLVLLALTVVLYAVFYVAPGDVAQIACGPRCSPAQVAQVTEQLRLDDPVYVQYAHFLQGIVAGRDFSTGTGTEHCAMPCLGVSYQSDQQVTRLILAKLPVTGSLVIGAFAGWLLLGVGTGVLSVLRRGRLTERVLTWLTLAGSATPVFVVGLLLIILFCSTLQWLPAPSYVPFTEDPEQWAWGLLLPWTSLALIESAKYARLTRSAMLETLAEDHVRTFRAYGVGERAVLGRHALRGAVAPVIALSALDLGTMFGGAVLTESLFGIPGIGRELVHAVKVVDLPVVVGMVLVTGFFVVLANAVADLLYALADRRVVLS; from the coding sequence GTGACCGGCTTCCTGCTCCGGCGGCTCGGCGGGGCCGTCCTCGTCCTGCTCGCCCTCACCGTCGTCCTCTACGCGGTCTTCTACGTGGCCCCCGGCGACGTCGCCCAGATCGCCTGCGGACCGCGCTGCTCGCCCGCCCAGGTCGCCCAGGTCACCGAGCAACTGCGGCTGGACGACCCGGTGTACGTGCAGTACGCCCACTTCCTCCAGGGCATCGTCGCCGGACGGGACTTCTCCACCGGCACCGGCACCGAGCACTGCGCGATGCCCTGCCTCGGCGTCAGCTACCAGTCCGACCAGCAGGTCACCCGGCTCATCCTGGCCAAGCTCCCGGTGACCGGCTCCCTGGTGATCGGCGCGTTCGCGGGCTGGCTGCTGCTCGGCGTCGGCACCGGCGTGCTCTCCGTCCTGCGGCGCGGCCGGCTCACCGAACGCGTGCTGACCTGGCTGACCCTGGCCGGCTCCGCCACCCCGGTCTTCGTCGTCGGACTGCTGCTCATCATCCTGTTCTGCTCCACCCTCCAATGGCTGCCCGCCCCCTCCTACGTCCCCTTCACCGAGGACCCCGAACAGTGGGCCTGGGGGCTGCTGCTGCCCTGGACGTCCCTGGCGCTCATCGAGTCCGCCAAGTACGCCCGCCTCACCCGCAGCGCCATGCTGGAGACCCTCGCCGAAGACCATGTGCGCACGTTCCGCGCGTACGGGGTCGGGGAACGGGCCGTCCTCGGCCGCCACGCGCTGCGGGGCGCGGTGGCTCCCGTCATCGCGCTGAGCGCCCTGGACCTCGGCACGATGTTCGGCGGCGCGGTGCTCACCGAATCCCTCTTCGGCATTCCCGGCATCGGGCGCGAACTCGTCCACGCGGTCAAGGTCGTCGACCTGCCCGTCGTGGTCGGGATGGTGCTGGTGACCGGGTTCTTCGTCGTCCTCGCCAACGCCGTCGCGGACCTCCTGTACGCGCTGGCCGACCGACGGGTGGTCCTGTCATGA
- a CDS encoding ABC transporter ATP-binding protein produces MTPHPEPPAGSPGVTGRPAEADGPTPLVDVTDLTVEFGPVKAVDRLSFTLEAGGALGVVGESGSGKSAAAHALLGLHRNTGARVGGSVRVAGTDVNAADDRALRALRGAKAAVVFQDPLSSLDPYHPVGDQIAEVYRVHRPVSRKAARARAVEVLDRVGIPHAARRSRLRPHEFSGGMRQRALIAMALACEPRLLIADEPTTALDVTVQAQILDLLHDLRHETGMGLLLVTHDVGVAAESVDDVLVMRRGTEVERGPVARVLSTPRAPYTKELLAAVPRVEARRAVPVPVARAAGDAPPVAGARDAAPLLEAVDLRRAFGRGSGRVAAVDGVSLTVRAGETLGIVGESGSGKTTLGRMLVRLLDPTAGRLRYRGREIGALSEKELRPFRRELQMVFQDPVASLNPRRSVGESVADPLRAAGERDEGRVRARVGALLERVGLEPAHFERYPHEFSGGQRQRVGIARALAAEPRLIVCDEPVSALDVTTQAQVVALLAELQRELGIGLVFIAHDLAVVRQVSDRVAVMRRGVIVEQGEADEVYADPRDPYTRQLLAAVPALDPGLAAARRAARRELARA; encoded by the coding sequence ATGACCCCACACCCCGAGCCCCCGGCCGGGTCCCCCGGCGTCACCGGCCGCCCGGCCGAGGCCGACGGGCCCACCCCCCTGGTCGACGTCACCGATCTCACCGTCGAGTTCGGGCCGGTGAAGGCCGTCGACCGGCTCTCCTTCACCCTGGAGGCGGGCGGCGCGCTGGGCGTGGTGGGGGAGTCCGGTTCCGGCAAGAGCGCCGCCGCCCACGCCCTGCTCGGCCTCCACCGGAACACCGGCGCCCGCGTCGGCGGAAGCGTCCGCGTCGCCGGTACGGACGTGAACGCGGCCGACGACCGGGCGCTGCGGGCGCTGCGGGGCGCGAAGGCCGCCGTGGTCTTCCAGGACCCGCTGTCCTCGCTCGACCCGTACCACCCCGTCGGCGACCAGATCGCCGAGGTGTACCGGGTCCACCGCCCCGTCTCCCGCAAGGCCGCCCGCGCCCGCGCGGTGGAGGTGCTGGACCGGGTCGGCATCCCGCACGCCGCCCGCCGCTCCCGGCTGCGCCCGCACGAGTTCTCCGGCGGCATGCGGCAACGCGCCCTCATCGCGATGGCGCTCGCCTGCGAACCGCGCCTGCTCATCGCGGACGAGCCGACCACCGCCCTCGACGTCACCGTCCAGGCCCAGATCCTGGACCTGCTGCACGATCTGCGCCACGAGACGGGCATGGGTCTGCTGCTGGTCACCCATGACGTGGGCGTGGCGGCGGAGAGCGTGGACGACGTCCTCGTGATGCGGCGCGGTACGGAGGTGGAACGCGGCCCCGTCGCCCGCGTGCTGTCCACGCCGCGTGCCCCGTACACGAAGGAACTGCTGGCGGCCGTGCCGCGCGTGGAGGCGCGCCGGGCCGTGCCGGTGCCGGTGGCCCGTGCCGCCGGGGACGCGCCGCCCGTGGCCGGAGCGCGGGACGCGGCGCCGCTGCTCGAAGCCGTGGACCTGCGGCGCGCGTTCGGGCGGGGGAGCGGGCGGGTCGCGGCCGTGGACGGGGTCTCGCTCACCGTGCGCGCCGGGGAGACGCTCGGCATCGTGGGCGAGAGCGGCAGCGGCAAGACCACCCTCGGGCGGATGCTGGTCCGGCTGCTCGACCCCACGGCGGGCCGCCTCCGCTACCGGGGCAGGGAGATCGGCGCGCTGTCGGAGAAGGAGCTGAGGCCCTTCCGCCGCGAGCTCCAGATGGTCTTCCAGGACCCCGTGGCCTCCCTCAACCCCCGCCGCTCGGTGGGGGAGTCCGTGGCCGATCCGCTCCGGGCCGCCGGGGAGCGCGACGAGGGGCGGGTCCGGGCCCGGGTGGGCGCGCTCCTGGAACGCGTCGGGCTGGAACCGGCGCACTTCGAGCGCTACCCGCACGAGTTCAGCGGCGGACAGCGCCAGCGCGTCGGGATCGCCCGCGCCCTGGCCGCGGAGCCGAGGCTGATCGTCTGCGACGAACCGGTCTCCGCCCTGGACGTCACCACCCAGGCCCAGGTCGTCGCCCTGCTCGCCGAGCTCCAGCGGGAGCTGGGCATCGGCCTGGTCTTCATCGCCCACGACCTCGCCGTGGTCCGGCAGGTCAGTGACCGGGTCGCCGTGATGCGCCGGGGCGTGATCGTCGAGCAGGGCGAGGCCGACGAGGTGTACGCGGACCCCCGCGACCCGTACACACGGCAGCTCCTGGCGGCCGTGCCCGCCCTCGACCCCGGCCTCGCGGCGGCCCGCCGGGCGGCCCGGAGGGAGCTGGCCCGAGCCTGA
- a CDS encoding DUF3492 domain-containing protein: protein MRIGLLTDGGYPYATGESGLWCDRLVHGLPQHEFDLFALSRSAHQEDQGWVRLPHHVSRVRTAPLWTPDDGTLRGSGERGLLARLVTGGEQSYGRRDRRRFADHLAALAAAVCTPDEPGTAAGTGPGAELFAEGLYGLAELTRERGGLHLALRSEAAVRILEAASRARGTGRTVQSATVPDLLAFAAELERALRPLSLDWYDRESLGAVDLCHAASGGAAALPGLLAKRFFGVPLLVTEHGVPLRAHYLTSSDTAYGAPVRALLAGFHGRLATEVYRQAALITPGNIHVRRWQRRCGADPARQRTVHPGMAAERFGPLGEDAERLDATGGRDGAGGPDTLVWVGRIEPAKDLSTLLHAFAEVRRAEPDARLRVFGAPVEGDEAAAAHLARCKALAARLFPGGGTGGGTGTDGSGRSGAGDVGAVTFEEVGGPDGPDLAEAYGAGGVIVLSSTVEGFPVGLVEAMFCGRATVSTDVGAVVEVIGGTGLVVPPRNPGALADACVALLRDPERRARLGAAARARALELFTVEQNLAAFRAIYLELMSRTPVRREADTLDAHGDPLPFATPPEAHLPGPWARTGACLGAAAAGATGEGTESGAGKRSDRDRLRGPATGPVPAAGGIRLPDRSGEPEPQHTRGPEPEGVCAVAVGPAGSGDA from the coding sequence GTGCGGATCGGACTGCTCACCGACGGTGGTTATCCGTATGCGACCGGTGAGTCCGGACTCTGGTGCGACCGACTGGTGCACGGGCTGCCGCAGCACGAGTTCGACCTGTTCGCCCTGAGCCGCTCCGCCCACCAGGAGGACCAGGGCTGGGTCCGGCTGCCGCACCATGTCAGCCGCGTGCGCACCGCCCCCCTGTGGACCCCCGACGACGGCACCCTGCGCGGCAGCGGCGAACGCGGCCTGCTGGCCCGGCTGGTGACCGGGGGCGAGCAGTCCTACGGACGGCGCGACCGACGGCGCTTCGCCGACCACCTCGCCGCCCTGGCCGCCGCGGTCTGCACCCCCGACGAGCCCGGCACCGCAGCGGGCACGGGCCCCGGCGCCGAGCTGTTCGCCGAAGGGCTGTACGGACTCGCCGAGCTGACCCGCGAACGCGGCGGACTCCACCTCGCCCTGCGTTCCGAGGCCGCCGTACGCATCCTGGAGGCCGCCTCCCGAGCCCGCGGCACCGGCCGCACCGTGCAGAGCGCCACCGTCCCCGACCTGCTCGCCTTCGCCGCCGAGCTGGAGCGCGCGCTGCGCCCGCTCTCGCTGGACTGGTACGACCGGGAGAGCCTGGGCGCGGTCGATCTCTGCCACGCCGCCTCCGGCGGTGCGGCCGCCCTGCCGGGCCTCCTGGCCAAACGCTTCTTCGGGGTGCCGCTGCTGGTCACCGAGCACGGCGTCCCGCTGCGCGCGCACTATCTGACGTCCTCCGACACCGCGTACGGAGCCCCCGTGCGCGCCCTTCTCGCCGGGTTCCACGGCCGCCTCGCCACCGAGGTCTACCGGCAGGCCGCACTCATCACCCCCGGCAACATCCACGTCCGCCGCTGGCAGCGGCGGTGCGGAGCCGACCCCGCCAGGCAGCGCACGGTCCATCCGGGCATGGCCGCCGAACGGTTCGGCCCGCTCGGTGAGGACGCGGAGCGCCTCGACGCCACGGGCGGGCGCGACGGTGCGGGCGGCCCGGACACCCTGGTCTGGGTCGGCCGGATCGAGCCCGCCAAGGACCTGAGCACCCTCCTGCACGCCTTCGCGGAGGTCCGCCGCGCCGAGCCGGACGCCCGGCTGCGCGTCTTCGGGGCCCCGGTGGAGGGCGACGAGGCGGCCGCCGCCCACCTCGCCCGCTGCAAGGCCCTGGCCGCCCGGCTCTTTCCGGGCGGGGGCACGGGCGGGGGCACCGGCACGGACGGGAGCGGGAGGTCCGGCGCCGGGGACGTCGGGGCGGTCACCTTCGAGGAGGTCGGCGGGCCGGACGGGCCCGACCTCGCGGAGGCGTACGGCGCGGGCGGGGTGATCGTGCTGTCGAGCACGGTCGAGGGCTTCCCGGTCGGTCTCGTCGAAGCCATGTTCTGCGGCCGGGCCACCGTCTCCACCGACGTGGGCGCGGTCGTCGAGGTCATCGGCGGCACCGGTCTGGTGGTGCCCCCGCGCAACCCCGGAGCGCTCGCGGACGCCTGCGTGGCGCTGCTGCGCGACCCCGAGCGCCGTGCGCGCCTGGGCGCGGCGGCGCGCGCCCGCGCACTCGAACTCTTCACCGTCGAACAGAACCTCGCGGCCTTTCGCGCCATCTACCTGGAGCTGATGTCGCGCACCCCGGTACGCCGCGAGGCGGACACGCTGGACGCCCACGGCGACCCCCTGCCGTTCGCCACCCCTCCGGAGGCGCACCTCCCCGGACCGTGGGCCCGGACGGGGGCGTGCCTCGGGGCGGCAGCGGCCGGAGCGACCGGGGAGGGAACGGAGTCCGGGGCGGGGAAGCGCTCGGACCGGGACCGGCTCCGGGGCCCGGCCACGGGGCCGGTCCCGGCCGCCGGCGGCATCCGGCTGCCGGACCGGTCCGGCGAGCCCGAGCCGCAGCACACACGGGGGCCGGAGCCCGAGGGCGTCTGCGCGGTCGCGGTGGGACCGGCGGGGAGCGGCGATGCGTGA
- a CDS encoding NAD(P)-dependent oxidoreductase — translation MRVLLLGANGFLGRFVADRLLADPAVHLTALGRGDDADVRFDLAGGSPGALTRFLDAVHPGVVVNCAGATRGGARDLTRHNTVAVATVCEALRRSGCGARLVQVGCASEYGPSQPGSSTAEDAVPRPGGPYGVSKLAATELVLGSGLDAVVLRVFSPVGPGTPAGSPLGRLAEAMRRAMQAGDGELKLSGLGVQRDFVDVRDVARAVHAASLSAAQGVVNIGTGRAVRLRDAAAVLARVAGYAGALHELDGPPPRLPIGAPRTSAESVMEHLSATPSPYPDGCGAWQQADVRTARDRLGWRPRINLEESLADIWMEAACRI, via the coding sequence ATGAGGGTGCTGCTGCTCGGAGCCAACGGATTCCTCGGCCGCTTCGTCGCCGACCGGCTGCTCGCCGACCCCGCCGTCCACCTCACGGCCCTCGGACGCGGCGACGACGCCGACGTCCGGTTCGACCTCGCGGGCGGCAGCCCCGGAGCGCTCACCCGCTTCCTGGACGCCGTCCACCCCGGAGTCGTCGTCAACTGCGCGGGCGCCACCCGCGGCGGCGCCCGTGACCTCACCCGCCACAACACCGTCGCCGTCGCCACCGTCTGCGAGGCCCTGCGCCGCAGCGGCTGCGGCGCCCGGCTCGTCCAGGTCGGCTGCGCCTCCGAGTACGGGCCCTCACAGCCCGGCTCCTCCACCGCCGAGGACGCGGTCCCGCGCCCCGGCGGCCCGTACGGCGTCAGCAAACTCGCCGCCACCGAACTCGTCCTCGGCTCCGGCCTCGACGCCGTCGTGCTGCGGGTCTTCTCCCCGGTCGGCCCCGGCACCCCGGCCGGCTCCCCGCTCGGCCGGCTCGCCGAGGCGATGCGTCGCGCCATGCAGGCGGGCGACGGCGAGCTGAAGCTCAGCGGGCTCGGCGTGCAGCGGGACTTCGTCGACGTACGGGACGTGGCGCGGGCCGTGCACGCCGCCTCGCTCTCCGCCGCGCAGGGCGTCGTCAACATCGGCACCGGGCGCGCCGTCCGGCTCCGCGACGCGGCCGCCGTCCTGGCGCGGGTCGCCGGTTACGCGGGCGCGCTCCACGAACTGGACGGGCCGCCCCCGCGCCTGCCCATCGGGGCACCGCGCACCTCCGCCGAGTCCGTCATGGAACACCTCTCCGCCACCCCGTCCCCGTACCCCGACGGCTGCGGCGCCTGGCAGCAGGCCGACGTCCGCACCGCGCGGGACCGGCTCGGCTGGCGGCCCCGGATCAACCTGGAGGAGTCCCTCGCGGACATCTGGATGGAGGCGGCGTGCCGTATCTGA
- a CDS encoding spherulation-specific family 4 protein codes for MPYLTAPADARRTAGGEQLGFGVPGYAHPLLAPAEWAELARPGTPLHWAVLNIADGPGSRPDPHCLEAAGRLRNARERALHGEAPDDSVRASGGRLLGHLDLAHGERPFDELVADARSFIDWYRIGGFYLARCPGERAGLPAVRRLTGTLHALLAESDSADDGGRLVLGHGFQPYPGYAEAADQLVTFQGHWTDYRWSQVAEWTADYPPERFAHFVHGVPRTHLEEAMRIARWQGAGTIFFTDRDDRNGQSDPYATLPRYWDEIVSRIGPGISE; via the coding sequence GTGCCGTATCTGACCGCCCCCGCCGACGCCCGCCGCACCGCGGGGGGCGAACAGCTCGGCTTCGGTGTTCCGGGCTACGCCCACCCGCTGCTCGCCCCCGCCGAATGGGCCGAGCTGGCCCGCCCCGGCACGCCGCTCCACTGGGCCGTCCTCAACATCGCCGACGGTCCCGGCTCCCGGCCCGACCCGCACTGCCTGGAGGCGGCCGGCCGGCTGCGCAACGCCCGTGAGCGGGCCCTGCACGGTGAGGCCCCGGACGACAGCGTCCGGGCCTCAGGCGGCAGGCTGCTGGGCCATCTCGACCTGGCCCACGGCGAGCGGCCCTTCGACGAACTGGTCGCGGACGCCCGGTCGTTCATCGACTGGTACCGGATCGGCGGCTTCTACCTCGCCCGCTGCCCCGGCGAGCGGGCCGGGCTGCCCGCCGTCCGCCGGCTCACCGGCACGCTCCACGCGCTGCTCGCGGAGAGCGACAGCGCGGACGACGGGGGCCGGCTGGTGCTGGGCCACGGCTTCCAGCCGTACCCCGGATACGCGGAGGCGGCCGATCAACTGGTCACCTTCCAGGGGCACTGGACCGACTACCGCTGGTCGCAGGTGGCCGAGTGGACGGCCGACTACCCGCCGGAGCGGTTCGCCCACTTCGTGCACGGGGTCCCGCGCACCCATCTGGAGGAGGCCATGCGCATCGCCCGCTGGCAGGGGGCCGGGACGATCTTCTTCACGGACCGGGACGACCGGAACGGGCAAAGCGACCCATACGCGACCCTGCCCAGGTACTGGGACGAAATCGTCTCGCGGATCGGACCTGGTATCTCGGAATGA